The DNA sequence GCTGCCACCGATGGCGTTGAAGCCCGCGATCGCCCCGGCGCCGGTGAAGTAGGTGTCCAGCGGGGCGCCGGCCGTGCTGGGGTCCTTCAGGAGGCCAAGCTGCGACCACAGGGTTCCGATCCCCAGCACGTGCCCCATCTCGTGCAGGATCACCGCGCTCAGCCGCCCGCTGGTTTCCAGCGTGTTCAGGTCGGCCACGTCGAACTGCATCCTCCCGATCACCGGCAGGCTGCCGGGGTTGCGGATGAAGCACGGGCCCGCCTGGCCCAGCACCTGGCCGGGGCCGTCGATGTCGGTGACTGCCGCGAAGATCAGCAGGTCGTCGTACGTCTGGTTGGCGCTGGGCGTTCCGTCGCCGCAGGCGTTCTCCGGGATCGCCCCGGCGGCATCGGGCAGATCACCCTTGATGATCGTGCTCCACCGGGCCCCCGACGCCTGGAACACCTGCCGCTGCGACGCTGTCATGGGAGTGGTGATGCAGACGGTGATCTCGAAGCCCGCGCCCGCCCCCGAGCACCCCGCACCACGGAAGACCACCGGCGGCGCCGCCATCCCGGGGACCGTGGCCGAGAGGGTGTTGAGGTCCGCCGCCGGGCCCAGGGTCCACCGGGTGACGGTGGCAACGCCGGACGCATTGGTGATGACTGAGCCTCCCGTCACCTGTCCGCCGCCCGCCGTGACGCTGAAGTTCACGGTGACGCCGGGCATCGCGCTGCCGGACTGGTTCTCGACGCGCACGGACGGCGCGACGGGCACGGCCGCGCCTCCCATGGCGGCCTGGAACCCGCCTGCGGCGATCAATATCCTGCCCGCCAGCGTCGTCACCGCGGTGGCGTTGAAGACCACCTGCGAGGCGGGGGTGCCGGCCAGGGTGGCGGTGAGCGTGTTGGCCCCCGCGGCGCCCAGCGTCCACGTGGTGGATGCCGTCCCGTCGCTGCCGGTGACCACCGTGGCCGACGAAACGGAGCCGCCGCCGGTGGATATGGTAAAGGTTACCGCCTGCCCCGCGACCGCCGCGCCCAGCCGGTCGCGCGCCTGTACCTGCACCTGCCCGCCGAGCGGCGCGCCGATCCCGCCGGACTGGCCGTCGCCGCCCACCTTCTGCAGGCTGGTGGCAACCTGTGCCACCTGCACCTGCCCCGTGCCGGTGGCCTCGCCGGCACGGGCGGTCAGCGTGGCCGCGCCGTTGCCGATGGCCAGCACCACGGCGCTGTCGCCGCCGGAGGCCACGATGCTCGCGGCGGTGGAGCTGGACGTCCAGGTGAGGGCCACGCCCGTCATCGCCTTGCCCTTCTGGTCGGCGACGGACGCGCGGACCACCTGCGTGGCGCCGAGCGCGTCGAGCGACACCGAGCCGGGGGCGATCGTTACGGTGGTAGCCACCGAGGGCGCGGTGGAATCGGAGCAGCCCGCGAGGAGCAGGGCGGCGGCGGAAACGGCGAGGATGCGTCGCATACGGATTTCTACCACGGGAGGGAGCGCAGCAGGGAAGCGGGAGCCGCCCGGGCGATGCCGCGGGATCCCATACTCTCTAATCTCAACGTATTCCACGATTTGCACAAGCCCACGCCCGGTGCCGTGGGCCGAAGCGGTCCTGCCGCGCCGGCGCCCGATCGCTGGACCGGCGCGGCCGCGACGTCTACGGCGCCTCCGCCCCGGCCTCGGCCACGCGCAGCCGCAGGTGCACCGTGGTGCCCTCGCCGGGGGTGGAATCGACGGTCACCTCGCCGCCCCACGACTCCACCAGGCGCTTGACGATGGCCAGGCCCAGCCCCGTGCCGCTGGTGCGGGTGGAGAACTGCGGCTCGAAGACGCGCGGCAGCGACTCGGGCGGAATCCCCTCGCCCGTGTCGGCCACGTCCACCCGCAGCCACTCGCCGCCTCCGGAAAGCGCCGCCGAGATCCTCACCTCGCCGTCGCCGTCCAGCGCGCCGCGCGCGTTCTCCAGCAGGTTCACCAGCACCTCCTTCAGCTCGCCCGGGCGGGCACTCACGCGGGGCGCATCCACCGGCACCTCCAGCTCGTAGCGGATGCCGTCGCGCCCACCGTGGTACAGGGCCAGCGTTTCTTCCGCCACGCGGCGCACGTCTACCCGCTCCACCGGCGCGGCGGCCTCGGCCGGCGTGCCGAAGCGGGCGAAGGCGCGGCTGATCTCGCCCAGGTGGTCGATCTCGCGGAGCACCGCCTCGACGTTGCGGTCCAGGATGGTGCCGAAGTCGTCGCGCCCGTCGGCCCATGCGCGGCGCACGTGCTGCACGGCCAGCTTGATGGGCGTCAGCGGGTTCTTGATCTCGTGCGCCACCTGCCTCGCCATCTCGCCCCACGCCAGCACCCGCGCCGAGCGGATCTCGTTCGTCACGTCCTCCAGCACCAGCACGGCGCCGCGCCGCGCCTTGTCCACGCTAAGCCCCCGCATGCGCAGGCGGATTACGCGGCCGTCCACCTCGCGCTCGTCCACCCGCTCGCGCGCGCCCGAGGCCAGGAAGTCGCGCACCGTGGCCGCGACCGCGCCGGGAAGGGGCCGGTCCTCGGGGATGCGCGCGCCCACGGGCACCTCGCCGCCCAGGATCTGCTCCGCGCGCGGGTTGATCAGCGCCACGCGCCCGGCCCCGTCCAGCGCCACCACACCGGTGCCCGCCTCGGCCACGATGGCCTCGGTGCGCCGCGTTTCCTGCACCAGCGCCGCCTGCGTCTGCCGAAGCCCCCGCACCATGCGGTTGAAGGCGCTGTACACGCGCCCGAATTCGTCGCGGCGGCCGGAGGGAAGGCGCACGGAAAGGTTGCCGGCACCCACGCTTTCCGCGGCCCCGCTCAGCGCCTCGATGGGCCGCGAGAACGCCCGGGCGACGAAGAGCGAAAGGACGATGGAAAGCACCGCGCCGGCCAGGCCGGCCAGCGCCACCAGGTCCGCCAGCTCTCGCCGGCGCCGGGCGATTTCGCCCGTGGCCAGCGGCGTGGGCGACGCCAGCACCTGCCCGTCCGGGAGCCGGCGGTAGGCCACCAGGTACTCGTGCCCGGCCAGCTGGCGGTTCTCCACTCGCTCCGTGGCCTCGCTCTGCGCGAAGTCCAGGTACACGGAGGCGGGAAGCCAGGCGTGGTACAGCCCCAGGTCGATCACCTCCGGCGCGGCCGCCTGGCGCAGCACGCCGCGCTCGTACAGCAGCAGGTCGGCATCCACGTGGCGGGCCAGCGCCGACAGGCTCTGCCCGCGCGCCTCGGAAGCCGCCTGCGTCAACGCGCGGTCGGCGACGGCGGCGGCGGTGCGCTCCACCTCGCGCGAAAGGGCGCGGTACGCCGTGGCGCCGAACGCGGCCATCGGCAGCAGGAAGAAGATGAACAGCGCGCCTGTCAGCCGGCCGCGGAAGGTGAAGATCCATCCCCAGCGCGCCGGCTCCACCCCCAGGGGTTCGCCGCACAGGGTGCGGCCCAGCGCCCACAGCCCTGCCAGTGCCCCCAGCACCAGCGCCAGCGAAACCACGCCGCGGGCGAAGAGGATGAGCCGCGTGGGGGTGGGCACCAGCAGGTGGGCGTGCATCCGTGCGCCGGGGAAGGCGACCGTCGCCTCGCTGCGCCAGCCGTTCTCGGCCCGCACCCAGCGGACGGCGCCCCCCGCCTCCGCCGCGCCGGGGGGCGCGGGAACCAGCGACAGCGTGGCCGCGGCGTCCGTCGCGTCGCTGTCTTCGGGGTCCAGGAAGCGGGCGAGCGAGTGCGAGCGGCCCAGGTAGGCGCGCGGGGGAACGGCGACGGTCACGCTCTGCCCCCCGGCCAGGGGAACGAGGAGGAGGTAGTGGAGGCCGGGGACGCTGGTCAGCCGCTCCAGCTTGGGCTCCTCCTCCCGGCGCGCCAATTCCAGCAGCGCGGCGACGCGCTCGGGCGGCAGGGCGGCGTCGGCCAGGCGCAGCTCGCTCCCGGCGCGGCCGCCGTTCCAGTGCGTGATGCGCGCTTCGTATCCCTCGCGCGCCAGCCCCGCCTCCACCCAGGCCTGGTACAGCAGGCTGACTCCCTGCCGCCCCTCGGCGTCCAGCCGCAGCACCTCTTCGGCGAACTGGCGCAGCAGGTAGTCCAGGAACGGGTCTGCCTGGGTGCCCAGCTTCACCAGCTCGCGCTCGGAGTCGCGCAGCCGCTCGTCCAGGTGCATCGTCCACAGGGTGGGCAGCGCCAGGGTGGCCGCCATCCAGGCCACGCACGCCCACGGCAGCAGCGCGCCGCGCCGGCTTTCGCTGCGCGGCACCCCCGCGGCGGCCAGGGCGAAGGGAAAGGCCCAGGCGGCGGCGGCCCACACCGGCACATACCGCCCCGGCCCCCACCACGCGGCCAGCAGAAGACCCAGCGCGGTCGAAACGGCCAGCGCCGCCACCACCAGGTGCGTCCTCACCGGCCCGTCGCTCCGGCGGCCGAAGAGCAGGTACAGCGGCAGCGCCATCCCCAGCGCGAAGCCCACGATCAGCGGCGCGCCGCCGCCCTCGCGCTCGGCCAGCACCGAGGCCGCCACGGAGTGCCGCACCATCCAGAACGCCGTCACCAGGACGACCGCGGCCAGGACCACGCGCAGGGCCAGCGGCAGGCGGCCCAGCAGGCGACCCGCCTTCTGCCGCGCGAGCATCCAGATGGAGGCGCCGCCCAGTACGACGAGCAGCTGCCCCAGCGTTACGTCCACCGGCAGGGGAAGCACGAAGCGCACGGGCGAGAACAGCCCCGCCGCAGCCGAGGCGTCCGCCAGGGGAAGGAGCAGGAGCCCGGCGGTGAAGACGGCGACGGGAAGGGCGGGGTCGCGCGACGGGCCGCGGTACCAGGCGATCGCCATCAGCAGGGCAGCGATGGCCAGGGCCTTGGTCACGTCTTCGCGCCCGCGCTGAATGACGCGGTCGCGCCACCCCTGCTGGGTGAGCGTTTCGAAGACGCCGCTGAGGATGGTAACGGAGTCGGTGGCCCAGTCCCAGATGCGGTCGCCCTGTGCCAGCTCGGGGGTGGTGAAGAGCGGGACGATGCCGTTTCGCTCGGCGAAACGCTCCGCGTACGGCTGCACCCCCTCGCCCAGCTTCACGTGGGCCTGCAGCAGCTTGGCGGCCACGGCCACGTTCCCCGTCTGCAGGCGCTCGGAAAAGTAGACGTAGCCGAAGAGGGGGCCGGCGGAAAACGACGATTCCACCATGCCGCGCTTCACCGAGTCGGGCACCGCGCCCCGGTGCTCGCCCGCCCACACCAGGGGCGAGCCGTCGGGGCGGTAGATGCCCAGCGCCGTCATCCCCGTCTCGTGGCGGATGCGGCTCATCTCCGCGAAAAGGCCGGCACTGGGCCGCGTGGCCCCGCCCGCCAGGTCGGCGGCGCCCAGCACGGCGCGGCCGCCGCGGTCGAAGAGCTGGTCCAGGCCCTCGTTCACCCGCTCGCCGGCGGTCCTGTCCACGGCGGCGCGCACTCGCGACCAGTCGTGGGCCACGCTCCACAGCTGCCGCTGGGTGTGCGCGGCCAGGCCCAGGGTAACCGCCAGCGCGCCGAGCGTGGCCGCCCGCCATGGCCAGGGGACGGTGCGCGCGAGCACCGCCCAGGCGACGGCGCAGGCGGCGGCCGCGGGAAGCCAGCCGGGCGTGAGCTGGCCCATCCACACCGCCAGCAGCAGGAGCGACGCCCATCCCGCGGCCCACCCGGCGCGCGCCGCAACGTCGCGGGCGGGCGGGGCGGGGGCCGCTTCTTGCGTGCTCGCGGCGTCATCCGCAACCGCCATCGTCTCGATGCTCAAACCCCAGCGCTCCTACGCACTTTCGGACCTGCCGTGGACCGACGTCGCCCTGCACCTGCGGCGCGACCGCCGGCTGATCATTCCCGTGGGGGCCTGCGACCAGTCGGGGCCCCACCTGCCCGTGGGCGCGGGCACCTGCGTAGCCGAGGCGCTGTCGCGCGACCTGTCGCAGGAATTCGGCGTGCTGCGCGCGCCCGCGTTTCCGTACGGGGTAAACCTGCCCGGCGAGGCCACCTACGCCGGCACCGCCGCGCTCCATCCCAAGACGCTTCACCGCGCCTTCATGGAGCTGCTGGCCTCGTGGGCGCTGCAGGGCTTCGACGAGTTCATCGCCATCACCGCCAACGTGCACGCCCCCCACGCCGAGGCCATCGCCACCATCCGGGCCGCGGGCGCCCGCGTGCGTGTCGTGGAGGCGCTTTCGGTGGATCTGCGCGAGCTGCTCCACGCGGGCGGCGAGCCGGAGCACGCGGGCGAGGTGCTCACCTCGCTGCTCCTTCACCTGCGCCCCGACGCGGTGCGGATGTACGCGGCGCGCGACTACCGGATGGACCCCGAAAAGGCGCGAAAGTTCGTCGGGGGACGGTTGAAGCGCATCCCCTCGAAGTGCGAGGGCGCGGTGGGCAGGCCCACGCTGGGCACCGCGGAAAAGGGCGCCCGGATCTACGAACATATCCTGCAGAAGATCCGCCTCAAAGTATTCATCGCCCCCCCGGCCGACGAGCCCGAGCTGTAGGGCGGAGAAACCCCTGCGTCGCCGCGGGGTATGCTCTTGCGGACCGGCGCCTGCCGCTGCAACCGGACGCGCCGCCGATCACGTGAGGAGAAATGAAGATTTCCATCAAGCTGGCCCTGCTCGCGGGGCTGGCGACGGCTGCCCCGGCGGCCGCGCAGATCGACCAGGGAACGTTTCGCGTCTACGCGCAGGACCAGGACGTGGGCACGGAAGAGTTCACCATCCGGCAGACCGGCAGCGGCACCGGGCAGGAGGTGTTCGCCACCGGCCGGGTGCGCGTGCGCCTGCCCGAAGGCAGCCTGGAGCTGGATCCCCGGCTTCGCACCCGCGGCATCGAGGGTGATCCCGTGGAGTACCAGGTGGACGTGGGCGGCACCTCGCCGCGCAAGATCGTCGGCACGGTGGGCGGCGGGCGCTTCAGCGCCAAGATCGTCACCGCGTCGGGCGAGCAGCTGCGCGAGTACGTGGCTAGCCGCGGCGCCGTGGTGCTGGACGAGGGCGTGGCGCACCACTACCACTTCCTGGCCCAGCGCACCCACAACGGCCGCCTCCCCGTCATCGTTCCGCGCGAGAACCGGCAGGTGATGGCCACCATCAGCAGCCGCGGCGAAGAACGCGTGCAGGTGGGCGGCACCTCCATCACCCTGTTCCACCTGGTCGTTCAGCCGCAGGGCGGCGACGAGCACCACGTGTGGGTGGATGCGCTGAACCGCGTGCTCCGGGTGGAGGTGCCCGCCCGCGGCTACCGCGCCGAGCGCACCGAAATCCCGCGCTGATGCGCCAAGGCTGTACGAAGAAGCACCGGGTCCATCGCCCGGTGCTTCTTTTTTTCAGCCCCGGAACGCGTCATCTCATGCACGTACGCGGTATCGGTCGTACCACGCGCGGAAGTCGCTCTGCCGCAGGGAATAGCGGCTCGCACTCCCCTCGTTGAGTGCGTTGAGCAACGCAATCGCGCGTTCGCTGAACCCCTCCAGGTCGTCCGCGGGAATGTCTTGCGCCTCCGCCTGTGCGCGGACCAGGTTTTCACGCGGCGGCTGCATCGTCAGGACGATTTCACGGACGACGGCGGCCAGTTCGTTCCGGTACTTCAGCCGCATGGGATCCGGCTGCACCAGCGAATCACGTACGACCTTGTACTGGGCGCAGGACCGGGCGTACGCCCAGACGAAGACGTCGCGGAGCAGTTCCACCC is a window from the Longimicrobium sp. genome containing:
- a CDS encoding creatininase family protein, whose protein sequence is MLKPQRSYALSDLPWTDVALHLRRDRRLIIPVGACDQSGPHLPVGAGTCVAEALSRDLSQEFGVLRAPAFPYGVNLPGEATYAGTAALHPKTLHRAFMELLASWALQGFDEFIAITANVHAPHAEAIATIRAAGARVRVVEALSVDLRELLHAGGEPEHAGEVLTSLLLHLRPDAVRMYAARDYRMDPEKARKFVGGRLKRIPSKCEGAVGRPTLGTAEKGARIYEHILQKIRLKVFIAPPADEPEL
- a CDS encoding Ig-like domain-containing protein, with amino-acid sequence MRRILAVSAAALLLAGCSDSTAPSVATTVTIAPGSVSLDALGATQVVRASVADQKGKAMTGVALTWTSSSTAASIVASGGDSAVVLAIGNGAATLTARAGEATGTGQVQVAQVATSLQKVGGDGQSGGIGAPLGGQVQVQARDRLGAAVAGQAVTFTISTGGGSVSSATVVTGSDGTASTTWTLGAAGANTLTATLAGTPASQVVFNATAVTTLAGRILIAAGGFQAAMGGAAVPVAPSVRVENQSGSAMPGVTVNFSVTAGGGQVTGGSVITNASGVATVTRWTLGPAADLNTLSATVPGMAAPPVVFRGAGCSGAGAGFEITVCITTPMTASQRQVFQASGARWSTIIKGDLPDAAGAIPENACGDGTPSANQTYDDLLIFAAVTDIDGPGQVLGQAGPCFIRNPGSLPVIGRMQFDVADLNTLETSGRLSAVILHEMGHVLGIGTLWSQLGLLKDPSTAGAPLDTYFTGAGAIAGFNAIGGSTYTGGQKVPVENTGGAGTMNGHWRESVLQNELMTGFLNNNVANPLSVLTARSLADLGYAVDPAAADPFFLTLSVRADGGAPQPGLRLHNDLYTGPLYTLSRTGTRTRIR
- a CDS encoding ATP-binding protein, whose product is MSIETMAVADDAASTQEAAPAPPARDVAARAGWAAGWASLLLLAVWMGQLTPGWLPAAAACAVAWAVLARTVPWPWRAATLGALAVTLGLAAHTQRQLWSVAHDWSRVRAAVDRTAGERVNEGLDQLFDRGGRAVLGAADLAGGATRPSAGLFAEMSRIRHETGMTALGIYRPDGSPLVWAGEHRGAVPDSVKRGMVESSFSAGPLFGYVYFSERLQTGNVAVAAKLLQAHVKLGEGVQPYAERFAERNGIVPLFTTPELAQGDRIWDWATDSVTILSGVFETLTQQGWRDRVIQRGREDVTKALAIAALLMAIAWYRGPSRDPALPVAVFTAGLLLLPLADASAAAGLFSPVRFVLPLPVDVTLGQLLVVLGGASIWMLARQKAGRLLGRLPLALRVVLAAVVLVTAFWMVRHSVAASVLAEREGGGAPLIVGFALGMALPLYLLFGRRSDGPVRTHLVVAALAVSTALGLLLAAWWGPGRYVPVWAAAAWAFPFALAAAGVPRSESRRGALLPWACVAWMAATLALPTLWTMHLDERLRDSERELVKLGTQADPFLDYLLRQFAEEVLRLDAEGRQGVSLLYQAWVEAGLAREGYEARITHWNGGRAGSELRLADAALPPERVAALLELARREEEPKLERLTSVPGLHYLLLVPLAGGQSVTVAVPPRAYLGRSHSLARFLDPEDSDATDAAATLSLVPAPPGAAEAGGAVRWVRAENGWRSEATVAFPGARMHAHLLVPTPTRLILFARGVVSLALVLGALAGLWALGRTLCGEPLGVEPARWGWIFTFRGRLTGALFIFFLLPMAAFGATAYRALSREVERTAAAVADRALTQAASEARGQSLSALARHVDADLLLYERGVLRQAAAPEVIDLGLYHAWLPASVYLDFAQSEATERVENRQLAGHEYLVAYRRLPDGQVLASPTPLATGEIARRRRELADLVALAGLAGAVLSIVLSLFVARAFSRPIEALSGAAESVGAGNLSVRLPSGRRDEFGRVYSAFNRMVRGLRQTQAALVQETRRTEAIVAEAGTGVVALDGAGRVALINPRAEQILGGEVPVGARIPEDRPLPGAVAATVRDFLASGARERVDEREVDGRVIRLRMRGLSVDKARRGAVLVLEDVTNEIRSARVLAWGEMARQVAHEIKNPLTPIKLAVQHVRRAWADGRDDFGTILDRNVEAVLREIDHLGEISRAFARFGTPAEAAAPVERVDVRRVAEETLALYHGGRDGIRYELEVPVDAPRVSARPGELKEVLVNLLENARGALDGDGEVRISAALSGGGEWLRVDVADTGEGIPPESLPRVFEPQFSTRTSGTGLGLAIVKRLVESWGGEVTVDSTPGEGTTVHLRLRVAEAGAEAP